A genomic segment from Torulaspora globosa chromosome 3, complete sequence encodes:
- the CQD2 gene encoding Cqd2p (ancestral locus Anc_1.383): MIKPLLSRSLPSRVLLRRFATGPTPKQTSSKRFKLTKKRIVLGSIVGAGVVYYKINDTAHDVLRHVFLTSRRIGVVALATIRCFHYYKKTLDAKYETPEERRKALDACHQCCADITLRALQTNGGVFIKLGQHIGSMTYMLPPEWTNTMIPLQDQCPESTFEEINDMFKQDLKINIDEMFSEFDPKPIGVASLAQVHVAKLRDTDQMVAVKCQHPSLKEFVPLDVMLTQTVFNLMDIVFPEYPLLWLGDELQSSIFVELDFTKEARNAISSAELFSKSKAETALIIPKVVSANRRILVMEYIKGSRLDDLKFLDSHKISRAEVSVCLSHIFNKMIFTPNAGLHCDPHGGNLAIRPSKPSSANPHNFEIVLYDHGLYRFPTTQTRRDYAHFWLALLDHDREAMKFYAKRFAHITDDQFPLLAAAITGRSIDTALNFDISKRRSNEEIETMAAGLMHGSVLVDLMGLLARIPGVVLLILKTNDLTRHLDECLQSPLGPERTFLIMTQYCARMVYDETCELISNQYSKWSLTWLLKELKAWFEYEKRKNQLVLYDIALWWKGKPNLKT; this comes from the coding sequence ATGATAAAACCGCTGCTGTCACGATCTCTGCCATCAAGAGTTCTCTTGAGACGATTTGCTACTGGTCCTACTCCGAAGCAAACTTCATCTAAAAGGTTCAAACTGACTAAAAAGAGAATTGTTCTGGGATCAATAGTCGGAGCGGGAGTGGTTTATTACAAGATAAATGACACGGCTCACGATGTGCTGAGACACGTCTTTTTGACATCTAGAAGAATTGGAGTCGTTGCATTGGCCACGATACGGTGCTTCCATTATTACAAGAAAACTCTAGATGCCAAGTATGAGACCCCAGAGGAGCGTCGGAAGGCATTGGATGCATGCCACCAATGCTGTGCCGATATCACTCTACGTGCGTTACAAACCAATGGCGGTGTTTTCATCAAACTCGGCCAGCATATTGGCTCGATGACCTACATGTTGCCGCCTGAATGGACGAACACCATGATTCCGTTGCAGGATCAGTGTCCTGAGTCCACTTTCGAAGAGATAAATGATATGTTCAAGCAGGACCTGAAGATAAACATTGATGAAATGTTCTCGGAGTTTGACCCTAAGCCAATCGGCGTGGCCTCCCTGGCGCAGGTTCATGTAGCCAAACTGCGGGACACTGATCAGATGGTCGCGGTCAAATGTCAGCATCCTTCCTTGAAGGAATTTGTGCCGCTAGATGTGATGCTGACGCAGACTGTGTTTAACTTGATGGACATAGTTTTTCCCGAGTATCCCTTGCTTTGGTTGGGAGACGAGTTGCAATCGTCGATTTTCGTCGAGCTGGACTTCACCAAGGAAGCCAGAAATGCTATCTCCAGTGCAGAATTGTTCTCGAAGTCCAAAGCGGAGACCGCGCTCATCATTCCAAAAGTCGTCAGTGCCAACCGAAGGATACTCGTAATGGAGTACATCAAGGGGAGCAGGCTTGACGATTTAAAGTTTCTGGACAGTCATAAAATCTCCAGGGCCGAAGTATCAGTTTGCCTGTCGCacatcttcaacaagatgATCTTCACGCCAAATGCAGGTCTCCATTGTGATCCTCACGGCGGTAATCTAGCCATCCGCCCGAGTAAGCCTTCTTCCGCTAATCCGCATAATTTCGAGATAGTCCTATATGACCACGGTCTCTATAGATTTCCCACTACCCAGACGAGAAGAGACTACGCGCACTTTTGGCTGGCATTGCTCGACCATGATAGGGAGGCAATGAAGTTCTACGCAAAAAGATTTGCTCACATTACCGACGACCAGTTCCCTTTGCTTGCTGCGGCTATTACCGGACGAAGCATCGACACGGCTTTAAACTTCGATATCTCCAAGCGTCGGAGCAacgaagaaattgaaacAATGGCTGCGGGGCTAATGCACGGCTCTGTCCTAGTCGATTTAATGGGTCTTCTGGCGAGAATACCAGGCGTTGTactgttgatcttgaagacaaaTGACCTCACAAGACATCTGGACGAATGTCTGCAAAGCCCGCTCGGTCCCGAGAGGACCTTCCTGATTATGACGCAGTATTGTGCTCGAATGGTCTACGACGAAACTTGCGAGCTCATCAGCAATCAATACTCCAAGTGGTCCCTGACATGGCTCCTCAAGGAACTGAAGGCGTGGTTTGAATATGAAAAACGCAAGAATCAGCTGGTCCTGTATGACATTGCCTTGTGGTGGAAAGGAAAGCCAAATCTAAAAACCTGA
- the SYM1 gene encoding ethanol metabolism protein (ancestral locus Anc_1.384), producing MSKLLVAYEGLLQKHPKKTNAIMTGTLFGAGDIIAQLGFSEKGPDGKGAKYDYARTARSVIYGSLIFSFMGDKWFKFLNNKVNLPNTPKTHWTNIAFKVGFDQMTFAPTVIPFYFGCLTLMEGKSLNDAQKKIQDRWWDTLRANWAVWPAFQCVNFTFVPVQHRLLAVNVVAIFWNTFLSYKNSLSTSGEKKTPVYSPPIVD from the coding sequence ATGAGTAAATTGCTGGTAGCTTATGAGGGATTGCTTCAAAAGCATCCGAAGAAAACCAATGCGATAATGACTGGGACTCTTTTTGGAGCGGGAGATATCATTGCACAACTGGGTTTCTCGGAAAAAGGTCCTGATGGCAAGGGAGCGAAGTATGATTATGCCAGAACCGCCAGATCTGTCATCTACGGATCACTCATTTTTTCATTCATGGGTGACAAGTGGTTTAAATTCTTGAATAACAAAGTGAATCTTCCTAACACGCCCAAGACTCACTGGACCAACATAGCTTTCAAGGTTGGTTTCGATCAGATGACATTTGCTCCCACGGTGATTCCATTTTACTTTGGATGTCTAACGTTAATGGAGGGCAAGAGTTTAAATGACGcacagaagaaaatccaaGACAGATGGTGGGATACCCTGAGAGCCAATTGGGCAGTTTGGCCAGCATTCCAATGCGTTAACTTCACTTTTGTCCCCGTACAACATCGACTGTTGGCTGTAAACGTCGTGGCGATCTTTTGGAATACCTTCCTGTCTTACAAGAACTCTTTGAGCACTTCGggagaaaaaaagaccCCCGTTTATTCGCCACCGATAGTCGATTGA